The sequence aggctgacaacaTCGCAGGTAAATACGGTGTCTGGATGCAGGATCCCGAGGCCGTTTCCCCCTATGGAGCCAGCATGCTCTGGCGCATCGACACGATTGGCACCGAGGTCAGGCAGCTGTATGGGTATGATGACATGGAGCAGCTCTCCAAAGGCTTCCCTTCCAAGGTGGGTGTAGCAGGGCTATGCAAAACTATTCATGCTCCTACCACAAACTAGCGCACTACTAAATTAGTGCATACTTATGAAagggaaggaaaattatacatggttttcaGAACTATCcacaattaaaatctgaaagttgTAACATGCATTCTGAACATCGCCCTGAGCTCACTACCACAGCAGTGAAACATGTTGGTGGCAGTGTCATGGTAAGTAGATGCTTTTCTatcaaaacaggaaaactggTTAGAGTTGCTGTGGAAAATGAAGTCTGTTAAAGGTTGCAAAGTATTTCCAACTGGGGCAGAGGCTCACCTCCCAACAGGACCACAACCCTTAACATGACGTGTATAAAATTACATTCTGGACTCTTATGACTTTCTTCTGCAAAACCTCTTGAAAACCATGGGTATTTTCGCTTCCTCTTCATAATCACGTCCTAGTTTGTGAAAATCAAGGGGCCTCAAATCCCTTGAGGTGCCTGGACAGCGCCTCAAAGTCTCGGATCAGTCCTAGTTATTGCCTCATGTTTTGCTGTGACAGGTCCTGCTGCTGCCAGACCCATTGGAAAGCACCGGGGCCACAATATACCGAGGGTCCCTGTACTACCAGAGACGGCTGAGTCGCACCCTGATCCGCTATGACCTGGCCTCTGAGAACGTGGCGGCCCGTCGTGAACTCCCCCACGCTGGCTTCCACGGCCAGTTCCCCTACTCCTGGGGCGGCTACACGGACATCGACCTGTCTGCGGACGAGAAGGGGCTGTGGGCTGTCTACTCCACCAGCAAAGCCCAAGGAGCCATTGTGATCTCGAAGCTCGACCCACACAGTCTGGAGGTGAAGAGGAGCTGGGAGACGAGCATCAGGAAGGCGTCCGTGGCCAACTCCTTCATGATCTGCGGGAAGCTTTACACCGTGGCCAGCTACGCAGCCCGCGACACCACCATCAACCACGTTTACGACACGGCAACCAGCCAGCTGAAGGCCGTGTCCATTCCCTTCAAGAACAAGTACGGCTACAACAGCATGATTGACTACAGCTTGGCCCAAAGGAAGCTGTTTGCCTGGGACAACTTCCACCTAGTGTCCTACGACCTCAGGCTGGGCCGCCAGCAGGCTAACTGAGGTCAGCATCAATGACTGTTTGCTCACCTGTTCCTGCTTCAGAGACTCACAGTTTTAGACCATAACatgagcaacagcagcagcagttacaAAGATATGGAAAAGCAAAAAGCTCACAAGTAGTCAGTTTCCACCCAATATGTGTAAGAAAttatgagggggaaaaaaaacatccttgtTTAATTAGTCAGGATGATTTAAAATAGTGTTTTCTGACCTgatgctgttttctgtttggtaaCTCTAGAGGTGTTCTCcatcaaagcaaaaaaaggttttttgccatattttacAGCATCCTGAAAGTAAGTCGGACAAATTGTGGCCCTATTGTCTTTCCATAGAAAGCTAACGCCTTTTCACCTGTAGGAAAACTACCAAACTCCTTAAACATTGGAGGCATGGTGCCTCCCGCAGgtctgcttttcattttcctttattctCGTTCCTTATTTTGCCGTGGCATGGTCCACAATGTTGTTTTCAGAGGAATTATTTTTGTACCGCCTTTAATCCATGTATGTGATTTTGTCGTTTTCCGTGTAAAGCTATGTATTTGTGAATTAAATAAACCACGAATCAGTTTAACCAAAAACATGATTTGCATTTGATTCAGTAATGCTGCGATACCAACTCCTGTGGTTTTACATGCCCCGCAGTGATTTATCAGCCAACATCCCTCTATAAAACTGCTCCAATAAAGCATGTATTGAATATTGCATGTTTTTGCACAGTGTAGTCAACCTGTGTCCAAAATCctcataaaataaagtttattgatgACGGCcctgtttattatttcatttttagaaatgcatAGATGGATTAATCAAAGATGAGAAACAATTTCATTCAGCAGGTTTTAACAAAAGGATTAACTTAATATATAGGCAACACTACTTTCTAATATTTCAGGGTAAAGGCTGGCTGGCGCGCAGTTTCCGCATCCGTCCACCAGGCGACGCGTTCAGCAGCGCTTTCTGACGACGCACCAAAAAAATCTGGTGGCGATCGACTGATGCAGTGAGGAGATATGGCTTATGGAatgacctagggggcgcagcGGAGTCAAATTACTTAATTTCTgttagacaaaattaaatatttgggtttattttggttcatcagaaccagaacgtCAAGGTTCTCATTGTTGAGTGTGTCTTGCAGCTGTggtcactgctgctgctgctcacgtcCCGCCCAGTGAGGAACAAGAGCAGATAATGGAAAAGCTCACTGCTTGGGGTAGAACTGAACCAGATACTAAGTGGTTAGCGAACAAATAGCCAGCGGAAAAACTCCTTAAAGGTCTGACATAGTTCATGCGAGGTGCCAAAACTGGTGCTTATTGAGCCAATGTCCACCTCTTTAGGGGGGCAGAATCGTAACAATAAACAATACGATTataataggccttcgcagcgcttagctgctcgggcctaaaaatatttaaggaatattttcaacacatagaaaataaagaaatacaaatatcGTTCCTTCCTCTTATGTTTTGAGATACTTATCCAAActtctgagagaaaaaaaaggaatcatATTATCACATCCTAAGCCTGCATAAATATTACCAGCAGTTTTGGCTCCCAGTTCCTGCCCATCACTACACGACACGCTTATGGATGTCACATAAAGGCTCTCTACTGACACCTTGTGGTCAAATGTGGCACAACTAAAAGAGAACATAACACAAAATCTCAAcagtatattatttttattagtttctgtAACCAAACCAAGAGAATGTAAATAAGACCGTACATATCTTAATACAGTGATGAAACCCctgtacaacaacaaaaagaaaagaaaaaaaacgtcaTTACCTTCCCTCCCTCTTTTATTCTCCAAATAAAGGAGTCTCCCCCAGCTAGGGTATATGTGAAGGAAGTCCCCTCTCCATCTCGGGGCGCATACTACTATACATTTCTGAAGGACCGTCTCGTATCTGCAAGCGCCCCGGATGAGAGCGTTGCTGCGGGTAGGACAGCCGGCGGGACCGAggcagagaaaggaaaacagcGCTGATTGCTCTCATCAGTAGAGACAAAACGAAACAGCAAGTGTCCTTCTGCACAACCGCTTTAGTACTTGTGGCTTTGCATTTCATCTGTTCTCCTTGTTCTTCATCCTGTTCCTTCTCCTTATGAAGGTCAACATGCATGctcaaaaaaagaacaaaaattggaaaaaataaaagttaactCTCAGCCTCACTTCCTCTAAACAGCCCTGTCCTGCTAAAACACTAGCTAAGGGCACTGAAATCAGTCATTAGCAGCAGCTCtggatgctttttttgtttgcttttttttttgtttgttttttgtttacagtgagGTGTGTGTATACGAGTATTCGTGTGACCACACTGGGATGGGTGTGAAAGCAGTGCAAGGTTGTGTGTGGACGACCGCTCCGACAACAGAGCAGCTGTAAATAAACCATCCTAGTTACCGACTCCATCCTGCATGCAAACTGCTGCAGCGGGAACGAGCGACCCTGCAGGGCTCTGATGTCACCTCTGCGCCGTTTTAACCTTTGGCTAAAAGAAAACACGCGAGGTTCCGACACCATGCTTTTGCCCCTAACCCCCTTGAAcgcatacagacacacacacacacacacgatccTCAACACAGGAGCACTTCTCAGGTAAGGAGATGAGAGCAGAAGGCAGGAGCAGAAGGCTCACAAATCAAGAAATCGATCATTACAGTCAATCAAATGCTGCAGATTTTCACATTTGCattctgataaaacaaaaacgaaaCAAATCATTATTTCTGATTTCATGTCTTCCTGCGGCATCATGTTCCAACAGTTCAGCACTAAATTCTCTGGATTAGTTATGACAAGTCAAACAAGAAGGTGTGCTTCAATAAATGAtatcttaagaaaacaaatttgatttatttattcttttgtaaacaaaaacatgtttctccAATAATACGTCTCAAGCTATTAGGTGGGTTGGGGGGGAAAGAAGAACTAAAATTAGCTATAAAAACGGCTAACTCAGCAGCAATTCTCAGATTTCTCTCTAACTCTCAGTCAGATGGTGGATTTCTATGGAACAACTTGAGCAGCAATTTTATCAGCATCTAAGTGTGATGAAAGTCGCCCCACCTGCAGCAAGGCGaggcagggagagagagagaaagaggaggaagaggattaCACTCGTATATGACAGTGCTTCCTGTTCGTGACGCCAACCGGTTCGTCCTCATCCCCCACACCGTCCTCCAGGGCTGATATGAGGCTGTGATTGCGGAaatggtggtggtgggggggtcGAGTCTCTCTTCCATCTAGATGTTCGGTCGTCTCTTTATTTGCCCTCTTCTGGTTTGATGGCTTGCGGTTTAATGGGGCCAGTTCGGATGGGCTTGGCCGTGGAGACGGGGGGCTTGTCTGCGTCCGGCCGTTCCCCGCCGGCCTGGTGGTTTGAGGCCGCAGGGTCGAGCGGAGCCTTTCCGCCCTGATCGAGCCGAGGCTTGCTGACCGGAGGCGCCTTcagttgctgctgttgctgctctgAGAAGAACTTATGAGTGGACTGAAGAACCTCGGCTCGCTGCTTTGCCTTTAGAGGAAACGAATCAACCAATCAGGACAgaatgacaggaaaaaaaattcaaaaatcaaaaaaatcacCAGCAGCGCCTCACCTTCAGGTCCTGCTCGGCCTTCAGAGCCGCCTGTGTGCCTCTAGGTGGAAGGGAAGAACCGGGGGGCCCTCGAGGAGGGTGCTGACTGTGCTGCGGGTGCTGAGGCCGCGGGTGGGGCATGAGGCCCCCGCTGACGTTGGGGGGAATGGGGGGACCCATGGGAGAGCGCTGAACGCCTCCACCGAAGGAGTTGGCGTGAGGAGGGCGGACCAGAGGAGACACGATGCTGGGCTGAGACAGAATctaaaggaggaaagaaaaaaaacacggAAATATTAATGACTCAGTGGGTGAAGaccactgccagtcagctggctgaaggAAGGCGATCAGATATTTccctttttggattttttttttctggtagcAAAAACTCAAGGAATCCTGGGACTAAAGCTAAACCACAAATTATGTTATGAATGTAAAGGCTCTGCTGGACCAAGCTAACATGAGCAGATTACCTTACTCATGTTAGCTTGTTTTACTTCTTGCTAGGctacaaagagcagaaaaactAAGACGGATAATATTCTGCTCaatcaatttaatttagaaTCATACAATTATGcaggtgtttattttagatttctgtTTTGCCAATACCAGACTGCAATCCACCTCTTACggtaaaaagtcaatttaatgGTTATTAACTGTCTGTAATACACACCAAATGTATCACAAGATGCTAAAGCTCTCACCAATAAGGCGGGCGAATATACCAGTCAGAAAAAAGTGGGTCAATCATAACCCATgagtattttttccatttcttatttttcagccAGCCCATGCTTAAAAACGCACAGATATGCAAATCCATATTATTTAATGTGTTACCTGTGGGTTGAACTGGCCAGGGAAATGCTGAGTCATTCTCATGCCTGCAGAGCTGGGCGGGAACTGCTTCTGGTACAGCATGCTGTTCATCTTACTGGACTGGCTACTGGGAGAAGTGGAGCTGGCCCTGCAGCGCGCAGACAGGAAACCATTACAGTGacacaaagagcaaaacaaaggcagaggaaaggcttccAGTGGCTAAAGACAATCAAGTAAGGTTTGGTGTGAGGGCTCTGTTGCTCAggaactaattttatttttattctctttacaTGTAAAAGACACATTacaattcaaacaaacaaacaaaaaaaaaaaacactgcctccaatctttaaaacaaaccaTCTGAAATGATAAACAAGAAACTGCATCATGTTGGCGTTTTTGGCAGATTATACtgtcacataaacacacaattcagattaaaaatgagCCCCAAGGGACCACGGCTGTCATAAAGGacgtttattttgaaaagtaattcataaaaacaagaGTCCAAGGGAGGGGTGATCCTGCAAATCCACAGGAAAATGAAGACGATTACCTGTAAGGACTGGAGGTGGGTGTGGTGCTCCGGCCACTGACCGGAGGAGTTCCAGGCTTCACGTCCATCCCGCTGCCAAACAGTTTGAGATCCATGTCcatctgcagaaagaaaaaacagaaactcattAACCTGATGCCCACCGACTCAAATTTAAGATatgttttaagaccattatgaattaAATGTAAGACCAGTATATCACaggtgtacaaaaaaaaaaaaaaaaaaaaaaacgtagaaaagaaaaattgcattaaataaatcttttgggTTGGTAACAAAAGTGAGTCAACGACTAAGACAGACATCGTCCAGCCAACTGACGATAATTTTGAACTTAGagatgtgtatatatatatatcaagcTAGCTGCTAAGGATGTCTCAGCAGCTGGTTAGCAGTAGCTGCAATTGCATTGAGTCACAGAACGCACTGAAGAGATCTACCACAGTAAAGTcctgcaagaaaataaaaaacatagaaTACGAGATTACATAGTTCTGCTATCCCTACGTTTAAGACCagtgattaatgtatttaaagctaatttattgttttccaggACTTTAAGACCGTTTAAAGGTGTGCAGTCACTGCAGGGTGAGACCCATATGAAGGAGAGCACCTTGCTGGTCGGAGGCTGCATCATGTTATGGTTGGGACCCATGATGCCTCGGTAGGGCTGAGAAATGGGGGGCTGCCGGTTGATGTTGGGAGGCTGGGGTTGAGGAGGAGTGGGGGGCAGAGCCAGCAGTGGCTGACCTCCCCCCGACCCAAAGTTAGGCAGAGACAACTGGGAGCCCGGCAGAGGGACGGTCACCTGCAGGCAGAGAGAAATTAACGACCTGAAAAGAAACGTGGCAGCTTAATTGACACAAACGGATCCGTTTCTGGCTGCATTACCTGCTGCATTGCAGAGCTGGGAGACTGAGTGTTGCTATAGTAGCTACTCTGACCGTGCTGCTGCACCTGCCCCGAGTACATGTTCGAATGTTGATTCATGCCCTGTCGAGCCTGAGCAGAAAGCAGCGCTTTAGGTTGGAGGAACATGACGACGCGCAGCAGCTTTGCGACGCAGCGAGGCGAGGTTTACCTGCAGCAGGTGCGTGTCGATGAGCTGGGAGCCTCCCATCCCTGAGGCCTGGTTGAGCTGCGGCTCAAACAGAATGGGAATGTGCTGGGCGGAGGAGTGCTGCTGGTAGGCTAGACTGGACTGAGGCTTGCCCAGTTCGGGAGCTTGCACTCCGGGGTAGCTGTGCAGGGACGGGCCGGAGACCATCATAGACGGCTGCGACAGGTTGCCCTGCATGAACGCCTGCTGCGACCTGGGAGAGGACGGAGCGGAGGGATCAGACGACAGAAACCATCAAGTCCGGAGCGTCGGAGCCTGAACTCGAGAGGAAGGGGCTTTTACCTGTAGGGCTGAAGCGAAGAGCTGAACAGGTCCTGCGGCTGGGAAACCGGAGGACCGGTGCCGAGTCCGAGCTGAGCCTGGTGGGTGTGTTGGTGCTGAGGCTGGCCTTGCAGGGGAGCGTAGATGGGAATGGGAATCTGCTGCACCGCTGTTGGCTACAAAAGCAAGGCGAAACGTTCACCATGTTTACATCGGTTATTTTAGTCTATCAATTATTctcgattaaaaaaaaaaaaaaaaaaaagaaagggggggaaacattcagcagattttttttgtttaaccacaatagaaatacaataaaagatccaaataaataattcaattccttttttaaataagaaaacaaatattttagtgtcTGAAATGCAATACTACAGTGTCAGCTTAATGAtctgtagcaaaggatgcatctgcagctaaaacaataattccaacatgtgaaaagctcgaCTCTTTCTGCTTGATTTACCAATATAATCTAACCTGTTTGTTTCAccacttgagaaaaaaaaaattcttattttttgattaaccaattaataaatTGGATTGCACAAGGTGCTTAACATGagacagaatttgaaccaggtgaagctacgTCTACGGCCCTCGAGTTCTGAGTAGAACACATTTACAGACGAggtagatgttttattttaaatggaaaatgcacACATTTGTTGGCCAGTTttgtctgtatactccagttaatcgGTTATTAAATTAGTCGATTATTTTAACAACTGATTCAGCACACTTAATCGTTTCAGCGTTGCAACTGTGAAAGCGATAAAGTCCCACCTGCGAGAGGCCGGGCTGAAAGCCCTGCTGCTGAGCCAGCGAAGGCGCCGCCAGGCGGGGGTGCGGGTTGCTGAAGAGGTGGCTGGTGTCCATGTAGAAGGCTGGaatctgagctgcagagccTGAACAAGCAATCACCTGGTCACTAGAAGCTCCTGATATGCAGCAAACTGCATTCGAGCAGCTGCAGTTTCTCTCACCTGCTGCAGCCTGGGAGACGTACACCTGCGgcgtctgctgctgctgaggcagGAGGGGGGGCACGCAGCCGAGCTGGGAGAagctgctgctactgctgcagctggtggaggagGACAGGCTCCcgccctgcagctgctgcggcTTCACCTTGCAGATGTTGGGGGGGTCGGAGGCTGAGGTGGTCTTCGTGCTGAGAGATGACGTGGTGTAGGTACCAGAAGCTGCTgcttggaaaagaaaagaggcaTACATtaatcacctttttttttttttttttttgtgcacatcCTCAGAATGAAAGCTCAGCCCGttcttttacaaatcagttCAAGCTCGGTCGGTGTAGATGGAGAACGTCTGCAGCCCGCAGCTCCGGAAACACAAGTGGCTCTTTTGATCTCACCAAAACGGCTTTTAATAACTGGAtaaaaacttaatgtttttaaatacatatacGATAACGCAGATTTTTACTAATTTTTCCTGCAATATCTGCATTGAATTATCACAAAGAATGAAACTAAAAGTACCAACAGTATGTTTAAGGATGTGTTTTCCTTGTCATTAAGTTGGAAtctatgatttttaaaaaatatatcctcctattttatgtttgttttaaatcctaaaaatagaaataaaacccatttctttttttaaacatgacaaGAATTTTATTAAAGCGAAAATTTGCGGCTCTCAAAGTATTTGGCAGTCCGGAGAACAAAATTGATGTTTAGGTTTTAAAGATTACAGACCCTGTGGGCTTAGActcattttcaagtaattaaATAGATTTAGGGATctaggactttgactaggttaTTCTAACAAGTGTACATGCTTTCTTCTAAACCACTCCAGTATAGTTCTAGCTGCATGTTTAGGGTGGTTACCCAGCCCTGTGTTTAGCTCTGACGAGGTTCTCCATCTGAATCCATGAACCAGGCTCTAAAGTGAGGGACTCGTTACCCGACAGTGAGGTGCTGGGGGTAACAGAAGCCACAGGGATCTGGGGCATGGAGGCTGAGGAGAAAGACGAGTACGAGGAAGCGCAGGAAGTGAtgggcgaggaagaggaggtgacTGGGGAGCTTTTCTCCAAACTCGGGGAGTTTTCCCAAGCTTTCCGAGCCGACTCCA comes from Gambusia affinis linkage group LG10, SWU_Gaff_1.0, whole genome shotgun sequence and encodes:
- the myoc gene encoding myocilin, whose product is MLFLSLLCVCGLLLRGDAQDRASLWRGNDRSGRCQYTFTVPSPAEATCPQAGGPELDGLKARLGVLEALVAQLGGKGVQPRGGQQGAAARPQPELQEALNRAVAERNLLQGEKERLQRELDTLKIRMEEMRRETERLRSRPCLSQSPVAAATATQQDWGRGRPAAGSSQMSHLMTRPNRQGDSSNPRDSAWPHGAQGFQELKAEVTEVPAPDGNVDNTGCGELISVGEPVTHRKADNIAGKYGVWMQDPEAVSPYGASMLWRIDTIGTEVRQLYGYDDMEQLSKGFPSKVLLLPDPLESTGATIYRGSLYYQRRLSRTLIRYDLASENVAARRELPHAGFHGQFPYSWGGYTDIDLSADEKGLWAVYSTSKAQGAIVISKLDPHSLEVKRSWETSIRKASVANSFMICGKLYTVASYAARDTTINHVYDTATSQLKAVSIPFKNKYGYNSMIDYSLAQRKLFAWDNFHLVSYDLRLGRQQAN